The following are encoded in a window of Paenibacillaceae bacterium GAS479 genomic DNA:
- a CDS encoding 3-hydroxyacyl-CoA dehydrogenase, producing the protein MSITIRKAAVIGSGIMGSGIAAHLANVGIPTLLLDIVPKQLSAEEEKKGLTLQHPAVRSRLAASAIAKLKKTKPSPLYDDAFTSRITPGNLEDDLEKIAGVDWVIEVIVENLDAKRSLLDRIETVWKPGIIVTSNTSGISINAMAEGRSEAFRSSFMGTHFFNPPRYMKLLEVIPAEGTDSQLVQDMKQFGETVLGKGVVIAKDTPNFIANRIGTYGLLVTLQEMERGGYSVEEVDAATGPALGRPKSATFRTLDLVGLDTFIHVADNVRLNVDNEAERRVFTPPTALTQLVERGWLGEKSGQGFYLKRKGESGKSEILSIDLQTLQYTPQKKVSSGSLEAAKLANGAKEKTKALLGAGDRYSELAWNVMKQVLVYSAEKVGEIADSIQEIDEAMKWGFNWELGPFETWDAIGLVSSVQRMESEGTAVPDWVKEWIAEGNTSFYRKENGKRFYVSSGEFRQIEEARAEIDLKALKEQNRVIKSNSGASLIDIGDGVACLEFHSPNNAIGDDILSMIQQSTEEVRRNWSGLVVANQGRNFCVGANIMILLMEAQDEEWDEIDEIISLFQQSMYKLKRLEKPVVAAPHRMTLGGGVEACMPADQIVAAAETYYGLVEVGVGLIPAGGGCKEFALRVSQQAPHPDTDLLPYLGQVFETVGQAKVSTSGHDAKRLGYFRGVDRIVPNQDHLIYEAKQAVLQMAAEGYVLPAEEKIRIAGSEGRAALQLAAMSMREGGYISDHDLLIAKKLAYVLSGGDLPAGTLVTHQYMLDLEREAFLSLTGEPKTQARMQHMLTKGRALRN; encoded by the coding sequence ATGAGCATAACGATCCGCAAAGCAGCCGTTATCGGCTCCGGCATCATGGGTTCCGGCATCGCCGCCCATCTGGCCAATGTTGGCATTCCAACGCTGCTACTCGACATTGTTCCGAAGCAGCTGTCCGCAGAAGAAGAGAAGAAGGGGCTGACGCTCCAGCATCCCGCCGTGCGCAGCCGGCTTGCGGCGTCCGCAATCGCCAAGCTGAAGAAGACGAAGCCGTCTCCGTTATACGATGATGCATTCACTTCGCGAATTACACCTGGAAATCTGGAGGATGATCTGGAAAAAATCGCTGGCGTGGATTGGGTTATCGAGGTTATCGTCGAAAACCTGGACGCCAAGCGAAGCTTGCTGGACCGCATCGAAACCGTGTGGAAGCCAGGCATAATTGTCACCTCCAACACCTCCGGCATTTCCATCAATGCGATGGCCGAAGGAAGAAGCGAGGCGTTCCGCAGCAGCTTTATGGGAACTCATTTTTTCAATCCCCCCCGATATATGAAGCTGCTGGAAGTTATTCCGGCGGAAGGTACGGACTCGCAGCTCGTGCAGGATATGAAGCAATTCGGCGAAACGGTGCTCGGCAAAGGCGTTGTAATTGCCAAGGATACGCCGAACTTTATCGCTAACCGCATCGGTACTTATGGTTTGCTTGTGACTTTGCAGGAGATGGAGCGCGGCGGTTACAGCGTGGAAGAAGTCGACGCAGCGACAGGCCCGGCACTGGGCCGTCCGAAGAGCGCTACATTCCGGACGTTAGATCTCGTTGGACTCGATACCTTCATTCATGTGGCCGACAACGTGCGGCTGAATGTAGACAATGAAGCGGAGCGTCGCGTATTCACGCCGCCGACAGCGCTGACTCAGTTGGTTGAGCGCGGCTGGCTTGGCGAGAAGAGCGGGCAAGGTTTCTACTTAAAGCGGAAGGGCGAAAGCGGCAAAAGCGAGATTTTGTCCATTGATCTTCAAACACTTCAATATACCCCGCAGAAAAAGGTCAGCTCCGGCTCGCTGGAAGCAGCCAAGCTGGCCAATGGCGCCAAAGAGAAAACAAAAGCGCTGCTCGGCGCTGGCGACCGTTATTCCGAGTTAGCCTGGAATGTGATGAAGCAGGTGCTCGTTTACTCCGCCGAGAAAGTCGGTGAGATTGCGGACTCCATTCAAGAAATCGACGAAGCGATGAAGTGGGGCTTCAACTGGGAGCTCGGCCCGTTCGAGACTTGGGATGCGATAGGACTTGTGAGCTCTGTGCAGCGCATGGAGAGCGAGGGGACGGCCGTTCCGGACTGGGTCAAGGAATGGATCGCGGAAGGTAACACCAGCTTTTATCGCAAAGAAAACGGTAAACGCTTCTATGTAAGCAGCGGCGAGTTCAGGCAAATCGAGGAAGCGAGAGCGGAAATCGACCTCAAGGCTCTCAAAGAACAAAACCGCGTCATTAAGTCTAATAGCGGTGCAAGCCTGATCGATATTGGCGACGGTGTTGCCTGCCTGGAGTTCCACTCTCCAAACAACGCCATCGGCGACGACATTCTCTCTATGATCCAGCAGAGCACGGAGGAAGTACGCCGCAACTGGAGTGGTCTCGTCGTAGCGAATCAAGGGCGCAATTTCTGCGTCGGCGCCAATATTATGATTCTCTTAATGGAAGCGCAGGACGAGGAATGGGATGAAATCGATGAGATAATCAGCCTGTTCCAGCAGAGCATGTATAAGCTTAAGCGATTGGAAAAGCCAGTTGTCGCAGCGCCGCATCGGATGACGCTTGGCGGTGGGGTGGAGGCATGTATGCCAGCAGACCAGATCGTCGCTGCGGCCGAAACGTACTACGGGCTCGTGGAAGTTGGAGTCGGCCTTATTCCCGCTGGCGGCGGCTGCAAAGAGTTCGCGCTGCGCGTAAGCCAGCAAGCGCCTCATCCGGATACCGACTTGTTGCCGTATCTCGGCCAAGTGTTTGAGACCGTTGGTCAGGCTAAGGTGTCCACGAGCGGCCATGACGCAAAGCGTCTCGGTTACTTCCGCGGAGTCGACCGTATCGTGCCGAATCAGGATCATTTGATCTATGAGGCGAAACAAGCGGTGCTGCAAATGGCGGCCGAAGGTTATGTGCTGCCTGCAGAGGAGAAAATCCGCATCGCGGGCTCCGAGGGCAGAGCGGCGTTGCAACTTGCAGCTATGAGCATGCGCGAAGGCGGCTACATCAGCGATCATGATCTGCTCATCGCCAAAAAGTTGGCCTATGTACTGAGCGGTGGCGATTTGCCTGCTGGTACGCTTGTAACCCACCAATACATGCTCGATCTGGAGCGCGAGGCGTTCCTCAGCCTGACCGGCGAGCCGAAAACCCAAGCTCGCATGCAGCATATGCTCACCAAAGGCAGAGCGCTGCGCAACTAG
- a CDS encoding long-chain acyl-CoA synthetase, with amino-acid sequence MSNRPWIRHYPTEVPPTYDYPDQNLAEFLVQTAEKYPNHTALEFMGARISYGTLLDSVYRFANAMLGLGLRKGDRVAVMLPNCPQAVISYYGTLLAGGVVVMTNPLYMPRELEHQMNDAGARFIVVLDLLVARVKQATVNNPLEQIIVTSIADYLPFPKNFLYPMKAKKDGTPLPKLDYSEARMIRFSKLIREAQSDPCRIPVDSHTDLALIQYTGGTTGFAKGVMLTHRNLVANTVQSQLWNYRNKGSNEKYLAALPFFHVFGMTVLLNQGIRLGATLYLMPRFEINSVLKAIHKHKPTVFPGAPTMYIAIINHPDVGKYDLTSIEVCFSGAAALPLEVQERFEKITGGKLIEGYGLTESSPIVHGNNIWELRKSGSVGIPLPDTEACIVNPDSGEELPIGEIGEVVVRGPQVMAGYWKRPEETAQTLKNGWLYTGDLGRMDSDGFFYILDRRKDLIIAGGYNVYPREVEEVLFEHPDIEEAIVAGINDRYRGETVKAYIVLRNGAQEDPLALKQWCKERLAAYKVPKVFEFRNSLPKTLVGKVLRRKLLEEELEKEQAQAEPEKTVKE; translated from the coding sequence ATGTCGAACAGACCATGGATCAGACATTACCCGACCGAAGTCCCGCCAACTTACGATTACCCAGACCAGAACCTGGCGGAATTCCTGGTGCAAACAGCTGAAAAATACCCGAATCATACGGCGCTTGAATTCATGGGTGCTCGCATTTCCTATGGAACGCTGCTAGATTCCGTTTATCGTTTCGCTAACGCCATGCTGGGCCTCGGTCTTCGTAAGGGAGACCGGGTTGCAGTCATGCTTCCGAACTGTCCGCAGGCTGTCATTTCTTATTATGGGACGTTGCTGGCCGGCGGCGTTGTTGTCATGACGAACCCGCTGTATATGCCGCGAGAGCTTGAACATCAGATGAACGACGCAGGAGCGCGCTTTATCGTGGTGCTTGATCTGCTTGTGGCGCGAGTTAAGCAAGCGACGGTGAACAATCCTCTAGAACAGATTATTGTGACGTCGATCGCTGATTATTTGCCATTTCCGAAAAATTTTCTCTATCCAATGAAGGCGAAAAAGGATGGCACTCCGCTGCCAAAGCTGGACTACAGCGAAGCGCGGATGATCCGCTTTTCCAAACTGATCCGCGAGGCGCAGTCCGATCCTTGCCGCATACCTGTTGATTCGCATACCGACCTCGCGCTGATCCAGTATACCGGCGGCACGACCGGTTTTGCCAAAGGCGTCATGCTGACCCATCGCAATCTGGTTGCCAATACGGTTCAGAGCCAGCTATGGAATTATCGTAATAAAGGAAGCAATGAAAAATATCTTGCAGCTCTGCCCTTTTTCCACGTATTCGGCATGACAGTATTGCTCAATCAGGGCATTCGGCTCGGGGCTACGCTGTATCTGATGCCTCGCTTCGAGATCAATTCCGTGCTGAAGGCGATTCATAAGCATAAGCCGACGGTATTCCCGGGAGCACCGACCATGTATATCGCCATAATCAATCATCCTGATGTTGGTAAGTACGATCTTACCTCCATCGAGGTGTGTTTTAGCGGAGCTGCCGCGTTGCCGCTTGAAGTGCAGGAAAGATTCGAAAAAATTACCGGCGGCAAGCTGATTGAAGGTTATGGCCTGACCGAGAGTTCCCCGATCGTTCATGGGAATAACATTTGGGAATTGCGCAAGAGCGGCTCTGTCGGCATTCCGCTGCCGGATACGGAAGCTTGCATCGTAAACCCGGATTCAGGTGAAGAATTGCCAATAGGCGAAATCGGCGAGGTGGTCGTGCGCGGTCCGCAGGTTATGGCGGGATATTGGAAGCGCCCGGAGGAAACGGCTCAGACGTTGAAAAACGGCTGGTTGTATACAGGCGATTTGGGACGTATGGACAGCGACGGCTTCTTTTATATTTTGGACCGGCGTAAAGATCTCATCATTGCGGGAGGTTACAACGTTTATCCTCGGGAAGTCGAGGAAGTACTGTTCGAGCACCCGGACATTGAGGAAGCGATTGTAGCGGGAATCAACGACCGGTACCGGGGCGAGACGGTCAAGGCGTATATCGTACTGCGCAACGGTGCGCAGGAAGATCCGCTCGCGCTCAAGCAATGGTGCAAGGAGCGTTTAGCTGCTTACAAGGTGCCGAAAGTGTTTGAGTTTCGGAATAGTCTGCCCAAGACGTTAGTTGGCAAAGTACTTCGCCGCAAGCTTTTAGAGGAGGAACTGGAGAAAGAGCAAGCGCAAGCGGAGCCGGAGAAAACGGTGAAGGAGTAA
- a CDS encoding Uncharacterized conserved protein YbjT, contains NAD(P)-binding and DUF2867 domains: MEKTAVIAGATGLVGGELLRLLLQHQEYGAVIAVGRRSTGVSHPKLEELIWDNSQPEAVLEGRLGGVDLFITTGTTIKKAGSQQKFREVDYELPLRLARSAATQGANCLAIVSSIGASTSSRYFYLKVKGELEQRLTELGLRRLVILRPAQLLGNRAENRPGEVWAARLMKPLQALMVGPLARYRPIQAATVAAAMLGASRSASRGSIVLESEQIPKEATGLKPIK, from the coding sequence GTGGAAAAAACAGCGGTTATCGCCGGTGCGACCGGACTTGTAGGCGGAGAGCTGTTGCGGCTGCTGCTTCAGCATCAGGAGTATGGCGCGGTAATCGCCGTGGGTCGCAGAAGTACCGGAGTATCGCATCCGAAGCTGGAAGAGCTGATATGGGATAATTCTCAGCCTGAAGCGGTGCTGGAAGGACGTTTGGGCGGAGTGGATCTGTTCATAACGACGGGCACGACGATTAAAAAAGCTGGTTCACAGCAAAAATTCCGCGAGGTGGATTACGAGCTGCCGCTGAGACTGGCCCGCAGCGCGGCAACGCAAGGAGCTAATTGTCTAGCGATTGTGTCGTCCATTGGTGCTTCGACGTCGTCTCGTTACTTTTATTTGAAGGTTAAAGGAGAACTAGAGCAGAGGTTAACAGAGCTCGGCTTGCGTCGTCTCGTTATCCTCCGGCCAGCACAGCTGCTCGGCAACCGCGCGGAAAACCGCCCTGGAGAGGTGTGGGCTGCCCGGTTGATGAAGCCGCTGCAAGCACTGATGGTTGGACCGCTAGCGCGTTATCGCCCCATACAGGCGGCTACGGTTGCCGCCGCTATGCTTGGCGCATCTCGGAGCGCGTCAAGGGGTTCGATCGTACTGGAATCGGAACAAATTCCGAAAGAAGCAACGGGGCTGAAGCCGATCAAGTGA
- a CDS encoding Acyl-CoA dehydrogenase produces the protein MTIKNKILGGSFIIEDIDADSIVIPEEITEEQRMIAETTEDFVEGEIAPVDEALEKLNYELTVEKLRKAGELGLLGADVPEAYGGLGLDKVSSSLISEKMTKASAFALSAGAHVGIGTLPIVYFGNEQQKQKYLPKLSTAELIAAYCLTEPSSGSDALGAKATAVLSEDESHYVLNGTKQFITNAGFADIFIVYAKVNGTDFSTFIVERTMDGVSIGPEEKKMGIKGSSTCPLILEDVKVPVENLLWEVGKGHLIAFNILNIGRYKLAVGCLGSAKDAIEYSSKYANERTQFGRTISSFPLVGKKLAEMNIRTYVMESMVYRTAGLFDVGLADVDYSAEDVGYQSAKAIAEYQLECSINKVFASEALDFIADEGVQIHGGYGFTQEYRIERIYRDSRINRIFEGTNEINRLLIPGTLVKRAMKGELPLLQKAMKLQAELMELRSVNLQFEHPLEQELHLLGNAKKIFLMAGASAVQKYGAKLEQEQEVLSNMADIMIGIFAMESAILRTQKRITLQGGAKAQLGVDMTVVFVQEEFSRIAELAKETLAAMETGDTLKTQLSVLKKLTKSSTNDTVKLKRRIASRVIEAERYVP, from the coding sequence ATGACAATAAAAAACAAAATTTTAGGCGGCAGCTTCATCATTGAGGATATCGACGCGGACAGCATTGTCATCCCGGAGGAGATCACCGAGGAGCAGCGAATGATTGCCGAAACGACGGAGGATTTCGTTGAAGGCGAGATTGCTCCGGTAGATGAGGCCCTAGAGAAGCTGAATTACGAGTTGACAGTCGAGAAGCTGCGTAAGGCGGGTGAGCTTGGCCTGCTCGGAGCGGATGTTCCAGAAGCTTACGGTGGTCTTGGCTTGGATAAGGTCAGCTCATCGCTCATCAGCGAAAAAATGACCAAAGCAAGCGCATTTGCCCTTTCTGCCGGCGCGCATGTCGGGATCGGCACACTGCCGATCGTCTATTTCGGCAATGAGCAGCAGAAGCAGAAATATTTGCCGAAGCTGTCGACCGCTGAGCTGATCGCCGCGTATTGCCTGACGGAGCCATCCTCCGGCTCGGATGCACTCGGCGCCAAGGCAACAGCTGTGCTGAGCGAGGATGAGAGCCATTACGTGCTGAACGGAACGAAGCAGTTCATTACGAACGCCGGTTTCGCGGATATTTTCATCGTTTATGCCAAAGTGAACGGCACTGACTTCAGTACCTTCATCGTCGAGCGCACGATGGATGGCGTCAGCATCGGACCAGAAGAGAAAAAGATGGGTATCAAGGGCTCATCAACTTGTCCGCTCATTCTGGAAGATGTGAAGGTTCCGGTTGAAAATCTGTTATGGGAAGTCGGCAAGGGTCATCTAATCGCCTTCAATATTTTGAATATCGGCCGTTACAAGCTCGCTGTTGGCTGTCTCGGTTCCGCTAAGGATGCGATCGAGTATTCGTCCAAGTACGCCAATGAGCGTACACAATTCGGCCGTACCATCAGCAGTTTCCCGCTCGTTGGCAAAAAGCTGGCGGAGATGAACATCCGCACCTACGTCATGGAAAGCATGGTGTACCGCACCGCCGGCTTGTTTGATGTCGGCCTTGCCGATGTAGACTATTCGGCTGAAGATGTCGGCTACCAGTCGGCCAAGGCGATTGCCGAGTATCAGCTAGAATGCTCGATCAATAAAGTGTTTGCATCGGAGGCGCTGGATTTTATCGCCGATGAAGGCGTGCAAATCCACGGTGGTTACGGCTTTACTCAGGAGTACCGTATCGAGCGTATATATCGTGACTCACGCATTAATCGCATTTTCGAGGGTACAAATGAGATTAACCGGCTGCTTATTCCGGGAACGCTCGTTAAGCGTGCCATGAAAGGGGAGCTGCCGCTGCTGCAAAAGGCAATGAAGCTGCAAGCCGAACTGATGGAGCTGCGCTCGGTCAACCTGCAATTCGAGCATCCGCTGGAGCAGGAGCTGCATTTGCTTGGCAACGCCAAGAAGATTTTCCTGATGGCCGGCGCATCTGCAGTACAAAAATACGGGGCGAAGCTGGAGCAGGAGCAGGAAGTTCTGAGCAATATGGCCGACATCATGATTGGGATATTCGCAATGGAAAGTGCAATTCTCCGCACGCAGAAGCGGATTACGCTGCAAGGCGGAGCTAAGGCGCAGCTAGGCGTCGATATGACGGTTGTTTTTGTGCAGGAGGAGTTCAGCCGCATCGCCGAGTTGGCAAAGGAAACGCTGGCCGCGATGGAGACGGGCGACACGCTCAAGACGCAGCTGTCCGTGCTCAAGAAGCTGACCAAGTCCAGCACCAATGATACGGTCAAATTAAAGCGCCGCATCGCATCCCGCGTCATCGAGGCTGAACGATACGTGCCATAA
- a CDS encoding uncharacterized domain 1-containing protein — translation MNINLGADSSEEAKEMIEKWAAAADQSFWGFLGAEIKTLRDGYTEVYLDIKPHHMNLIGILHGGVYATLIDSAMGMVAMAARPENAAVTTNLNLNYVSPIKEGRLIVSAEIVHQSRKMISTQAYAKNEQGELCAFGSGTFRILGE, via the coding sequence TTGAACATTAATTTGGGAGCGGATTCATCCGAGGAAGCCAAAGAAATGATCGAGAAATGGGCAGCGGCGGCAGATCAATCCTTTTGGGGTTTTCTAGGAGCTGAGATCAAGACGCTGCGTGATGGTTATACCGAAGTGTACTTGGACATAAAACCGCATCATATGAATTTAATCGGAATATTGCATGGTGGTGTATATGCGACGCTCATCGATTCTGCAATGGGAATGGTGGCGATGGCCGCCCGGCCCGAAAACGCCGCTGTGACGACCAATCTCAACCTGAACTATGTGTCCCCCATTAAGGAGGGGCGCCTGATTGTCAGCGCCGAGATTGTCCATCAATCCCGAAAAATGATCAGCACCCAGGCGTACGCTAAAAACGAGCAGGGAGAGCTTTGCGCCTTCGGAAGCGGAACGTTTCGAATTCTGGGAGAATAG
- a CDS encoding acetyl-CoA acyltransferase, which translates to MREAVIVSMARTAIGRGKKGSLRQTRADDLGRVVLDEVVKRAPGLKKEDVEDIIIGCAMPEGEQGLNFARIMSLYAGFPVTVPALTINRFCSSGLQSIAFAAERIMTGGADVLIAGGVESMSHVPMTGFKISPNPRIVEEMPEVYIGMGHTAERVAEKFDVSREDQDRFASRSHEKAAAAIAAGKFNDEIVPVDAELKSLDDSGRVKTEKFTFKMDEGVRPDTTAETLGKLRPAFKLNGSVTAGNSSQVSDGAAAVVIMSREKADELGLKPLATFRSFALTGVEPEIMGVGPVKAIPKALQRAGITQDQVDLYEINEAFASQCLHIIRELGIDEEKVNVNGGAIALGHPLGCTGTKISVSLINELRRRGGGYGVVSMCIGGGMGAAGVFEVHPA; encoded by the coding sequence ATGAGAGAAGCGGTAATCGTATCTATGGCAAGAACGGCCATCGGCCGGGGCAAAAAGGGCAGCCTGCGGCAAACCCGCGCCGACGATCTCGGGCGAGTCGTGCTGGATGAAGTGGTTAAGCGCGCGCCGGGGCTGAAAAAGGAGGATGTCGAGGATATCATCATCGGCTGCGCGATGCCGGAAGGAGAGCAGGGGCTCAACTTCGCCCGGATCATGTCGCTGTATGCGGGTTTTCCGGTGACGGTACCAGCGCTGACGATCAACCGGTTTTGCTCCTCCGGGCTGCAATCGATTGCTTTTGCCGCAGAGCGCATCATGACTGGCGGCGCGGATGTGCTAATTGCTGGCGGTGTGGAGAGCATGAGTCATGTGCCGATGACTGGCTTTAAAATTTCCCCGAACCCGCGAATCGTCGAGGAGATGCCGGAAGTGTACATCGGCATGGGGCATACCGCAGAACGGGTTGCGGAGAAGTTTGACGTTTCGCGCGAGGATCAGGATCGCTTTGCATCTCGCTCACATGAGAAAGCAGCGGCAGCAATAGCGGCCGGCAAGTTCAACGATGAGATCGTGCCTGTGGACGCTGAGCTGAAATCGCTGGACGACAGCGGCCGGGTGAAAACGGAGAAGTTCACCTTCAAGATGGACGAAGGCGTGCGCCCGGATACAACGGCTGAGACGCTTGGCAAGCTTCGTCCTGCTTTTAAGCTGAATGGGTCTGTGACGGCTGGCAACTCTTCGCAGGTAAGCGACGGTGCGGCGGCGGTTGTTATCATGAGCCGGGAGAAGGCCGACGAGCTGGGGCTAAAACCGCTGGCGACGTTCCGCTCGTTTGCACTCACAGGCGTGGAGCCGGAGATTATGGGGGTTGGTCCGGTCAAGGCGATTCCCAAAGCGTTGCAACGCGCCGGTATTACGCAGGACCAGGTCGACCTCTATGAAATCAATGAAGCATTCGCCTCCCAATGTCTTCATATTATCCGCGAACTCGGCATAGACGAGGAGAAGGTGAATGTAAACGGAGGAGCGATCGCGCTCGGCCACCCGCTCGGCTGCACCGGTACAAAAATCAGCGTATCGTTGATCAACGAGCTTCGTCGTCGCGGGGGCGGTTATGGTGTCGTCAGCATGTGCATTGGCGGTGGCATGGGAGCAGCAGGCGTGTTCGAGGTTCATCCGGCCTGA